The Ipomoea triloba cultivar NCNSP0323 chromosome 13, ASM357664v1 genomic interval AAAACCAACCAGCAGTAGGCATAATGGGGTCTCTCCGCGTAATCGAGCTTCAACTAGTAGCCTTCATCATGGTCTTCTCCGCGAGCGGCTTAGTCCCGCTCCTAGACCTATCTTTTCCGGCGCTCTCCTCCGCCTATCTCCTCATCATTTCCCGGCTAGCCTTCCCCTCCCACTCCCGTTGTGGGCCCCCGGAGTTGTTTCAGGGGGGCCGGCTTTTCCGTGTTTACGTGGTGTTTGGCACAACCGTTGGGCTGTTCTTGCCGCTGGCTTATGTGTTGGGTGGATTCGCGAGGGGCGACGAGCATGCCGTCCGATCAGCAACGCCTCACCTCTTCTTGCTGTCTTTCCAGATACTAACGGAGAATATTATAAGCCGATGGTCTCTGTTTTCGGCGCCGGTGAGAGCGTTTGTCCCTTTGCTTTACACCGTTCGCCGGGTGTTCGTGATACTGGACTGGATGCAAGATGTGTGGGTTAACAAATCATTGCCTGCAACCGCAGATTTCAAGGTAATAACACTTACATATATACCAATTTAATGAATccaattacatatatacattatttggtaATCACATGCTCAACACGCCCCCTCACGTGTgcatgactctgataccaaattgaagtaaGTATGTGCTTCATCTTAACTAAAAGCTTAAGCTttagactgcacatttatgtgtatattatatttatgctcaacaagtTTGACTTATTAGTCTTCTGGGTTTGAGCCAACCAGTTCAGATAACTCTGCATGTAGTGAATGATTAAGTGGGTTTCAGGATGTTGTATGGCACTGGTTCGGGAGGGGGCTGGCGGTGGCTAATCTGCTCTACTTTTGTGTGAATCTGTTCGGGTTTTTGATTCCGTGCTATTTGCCGAGGGCGTTTGAGAGGTACTTTAGGGAGAGAGATGAGATTGTTGCCAAGACGGGAGAAGACTACAGGCGCTCGCCTGCAACAACGCTCAATAATAAGCAGCCTCAGCCTCAGCCTCAGCCTCATCATCATCTGCACACAGACAAGGCAGATTAGTGTTTAGTACTATCCTAGTACTGTTTGATCCATAGACTAAAGGtagttacaatataatataatggcgGTTAGGTTCCATCTGTGATATATATCATCATTTCATCCATCACATACATCACTTTCATTCTAAGGAATTGTACGTGTATGAGCTGTGGGTTTGCCCAATTAAGTTAGTCATCGCCAAAATCCAAGCTTTAGATCAAATCTTTAACTGGATGTATTCTCGCATGATAGTTGTATGGTTTCGGTTGTAGATAAAGAGAAAGACAAAGAATATAAAGAGAATAATGGATACTCTTATTAATCATCCTCCAGTCCCAATGGGTAAACTTCAAAATTACAAAAGCTTGCAAGTAATTACTTACAAAGTTAACTTTGATCTATGTCAATGTCATTCAACTTCACAATAAGCTCATCACTAcaataaatattgaaataaaaaagtaaaatttaagtCAGCAAGCCATCAAGATTATCTACAACTGTTACTTCATCCTCCCCACTTTCACTTTGCATCTGCAAGTCTGGAGCGTATTGATTCAGGGCCCGGGATCTTGTTAACACTGCAAAGCGTGGAATATGAGTGACCATACTTTCGACTATAGGAATTATCTAAATGATagtaaaaggagaaaaaaattattaggacTTACCAAATGAAGAGATCGCCTCTTGATGCTGACTTTTCATAGATCCATTCTGGGGCTAGTTCATGCAGTAATCTGAGTTGCTCTTCGATTTCTCCTGCAGAAATAATAGAACAGTTTTAACTTGGAAACAAAAAAGGCTTTTTTAGTATCAGTTGGCTCGAGATTTGGTACGAGGCTTACTTGTATCAACAGTTCTTAGGGGGCTTGAAATGATCCTGTGCATAAGTTCCTCCTTGGGGATGACAGAGCGTCTGATTGATTGAAACAGGAAATAAATCATGTCAAACAGTTTTGGTAGTCCTGCAAGCATTTGTTTCCTCCACTTTGCTTGATTGAAACAGGAAATAAATCATGTCAAACAGTTTTGGTAGTCCTGCAAGCATTTGTTTCCTCCACTTTGCTTGTGAGATGGCGGGATCTTTTTCCTCGAGCgctttcctttccttttctcTTATCTGCATATATAAGCACCATGGTTagtttttttgttgaaaattagTTTGAAACGAAGTAGCGAGGAGCTTGATATGTACTTACTGATTGCAGGAGATCCTCGGGGAGATCATATATATGATCATGAGCTGATGAAAGTCTTTCAGTCTCACTACCTCCTGCATTCTTCACTGGAGTGTCAAAGATCAGCCTGCCCCGGGCAGAGCGCCTAACTAGTTTGTTTGGTGGAGATTTAGCTGAATCTTTATCGTCTTCTCGAGTCATATAACATCTCTTGGGAGGTGGGGTGGATGCGAGTTCAGATGGTGTTCCTTCAGCAGTCAAGAATGAACCTTCCTCGACTTTAGAGAGATGCAAATCCTTCTTCACAGCAACAGCATTAGGCGAGCATCCAGCACTCGAATCAGTGCAAGGTTTCCTCTCGGGGGAAAGATTGACAGCAAGTGTTTGTTCTTGTTTGGTGTCCTCCACCCTGCAAAGCGTGCTGCGCTGGGAGAAGCTCCGTCCAAAAGAACGAAAGAGGTGGGACGTTGAGACCGGGGGCTTAGACAGGTTGACGACGACGCCATCAATCTCATACACAGCTTCATTTCTGGCCTCACCGCACGGTATAAAGGATGAACCAGAAGGCACTGGTGGCTTTGATTGATTGAAGGGATATGGTAATTCCTCCTCTGGAATGTCATCTCCCTAAGCACACATCATAGTCAACAAACATTGTCTtccaaaatcattaaaaagaaCAATCTGCAACAATGTTCATTCCACCAAACACTATCCATGAAATGCTAATTCtcaataaacataaacaatCCTACATCAACAAAGCTTGAATTCTCATCAAGTTTCAGCAAATCATTATGCACTAGTACTTACAACAAAAACTAGTTTGCATAAAAGTAAATGCATACCTCTGGATGGGATTTGAAGAAATCCAAAAGTCGAGCCCGGAACACTTTCCCCAACTCCaaaatcccacttccattgtCCCCAACCGCGCTGGCATTTAGCGTAATGTGAAGATCAGGCTTCATAAAGCTCGTGCGCTCATCATGCACGATGATCTTCGTTACCTCAATGGCTTCAGGTAGAATAAACTTCAACTGAGCTAGATGACCATGAGAAAACCTCCTACAAAATCAAACCAAAACCAATAAATTAGCATAGTGGCCATAACCTAATCACAGTAATATCTTGAAGAGATTAAACAAATGCAACCAACTCTCAATTTGATATGTGTACCTGTCAGTTAAAAACTCAATTTTGGGACTAATGTTTGTAAATGTTGTGTTCGATCCCTTCCTTCGTAGCAGCCGGATAGAATTAGCCAAGCTATTGAAGAATTCACCCAAAAGCTCATACCTGAAACATAGTCACTAACATTAATATTCAATAGAATCAATTCAGACACTCCAATTTCGGATTAGAAATTGGAATAATTATTTGAAACCCTAAAACTATAGATTAAACAGAAAAATATACAAGATTATCCAGCCAAAATAGCAAAACTAAAAGGGGGAAAGTTGTTACTCTTCCGGCAGCTTTGCAGGCGAAGGATTTGGCTTCGAACGGGAA includes:
- the LOC116001430 gene encoding uncharacterized protein LOC116001430, with the translated sequence MSGVTLAAALDEPNPSSLRKQQKHLKNQPAVGIMGSLRVIELQLVAFIMVFSASGLVPLLDLSFPALSSAYLLIISRLAFPSHSRCGPPELFQGGRLFRVYVVFGTTVGLFLPLAYVLGGFARGDEHAVRSATPHLFLLSFQILTENIISRWSLFSAPVRAFVPLLYTVRRVFVILDWMQDVWVNKSLPATADFKDVVWHWFGRGLAVANLLYFCVNLFGFLIPCYLPRAFERYFRERDEIVAKTGEDYRRSPATTLNNKQPQPQPQPHHHLHTDKAD
- the LOC116000892 gene encoding CDT1-like protein a, chloroplastic, with protein sequence MKSAKPSLLKSFKTKKVLHSRSKPNPSPAKLPEEYELLGEFFNSLANSIRLLRRKGSNTTFTNISPKIEFLTDRRFSHGHLAQLKFILPEAIEVTKIIVHDERTSFMKPDLHITLNASAVGDNGSGILELGKVFRARLLDFFKSHPEGDDIPEEELPYPFNQSKPPVPSGSSFIPCGEARNEAVYEIDGVVVNLSKPPVSTSHLFRSFGRSFSQRSTLCRVEDTKQEQTLAVNLSPERKPCTDSSAGCSPNAVAVKKDLHLSKVEEGSFLTAEGTPSELASTPPPKRCYMTREDDKDSAKSPPNKLVRRSARGRLIFDTPVKNAGGSETERLSSAHDHIYDLPEDLLQSIREKERKALEEKDPAISQAKWRKQMLAGLPKLFDMIYFLFQSIRRSVIPKEELMHRIISSPLRTVDTREIEEQLRLLHELAPEWIYEKSASRGDLFICVNKIPGPESIRSRLADAK